GATGAAATAGAATCGGACCCAACTTGGTCTCCGGATGGGACTAAGATACTCTGTGGATCCCTTGAAACAAATAAAATATTTGTTATAAAGGTGAAGTGACAATTTTTTAAATCTTTCGAGAAGAGGGGAGGAAAAGATGAAAAGAATATATATAATTTTTCTGACCATGGTGATATTGGTTTTCGTTGTTCAGTCCTCTCTGTTTGGTCAGTTGATTCAAGTATGTATTGATCCAGGGCATGGAGGGTCTTCTGCAACTAAATATGGAAATATGTAAGGGTGGATACTATCTACCTGCTTAGTTCCATATTCGAAAAATGAATATTAGTAAAAATATCTACAAATAGCAAGAAAACACTTGACAAATCGGAATTATTCGACTTTTTGTTAATAGGTTCAAATTATACTTAAATCTTTTTCCTGAAAGGAGAGAAATATGAATAACAAGAAGCTTGTCTTAGCTTTAATTGGACTAGCTTTGCTTTTAGCTTTAGTATATGTTGTAGTACCGAGCCAGCAAGCTAAGAAGACAGAAGTGATAGTTCGAACCCCGTCCAGGATCACTGGATTTGAGATCATTGACATAGGGTCAGGCAGAGCTCCGAGGTTTTCTCCGGATAGTAAAAAGGTTGCATTTCTAAGTGGTGGATGGCTTTGCCTTGCCAATTCGGATGGGACCGGCCAAATACAGAAAATAGGACTTATTAAAGCAACGGATTTTCAATGGATGGATGATAGCACATTGATTTACTGGTGGCAAGATCTTCGAACAAACGAAGAGATAGTTGGTTCGGTTAGTCTTAAAGGTGAAAAGAGTCCATTAACAAGCAGTCAAGAACAAACTCAGATTGAGTCGCATCCCATCTTCCTACCAGATGGCACTATAGGCTTTTATAAAAAGGGGGCGATTGAAGGAACAGAAACTTTTAAGGTCATAAAAGAGGGTGCCTTACCACCTGATTCTGCTCTCAAGCAGTTACAAGCAAAGATAGCTTTTGAGAATGCTTATGTTATGTATGGTGATATCTGGCTGGTTAGCGTAGATGGTGCTATTAAGAAAAGGATCACTACTAATAAGAGATTTGCGTTCCCTGAGCTATCGCCAGATGGAAAGAAAATCTTAGCACATAAAATTCCCGGGGCAGACCCATACCTGGGACAAGGAGATTACGTAGTCGACCTTCTGGGAAATGAAACTTACATTGGAGACCCTGACAAAAAAATCCCGGTGACGGATTTGAAGGGTAGAGTTGTAGCGTCCCGCTGGGCGACCGAAGCCTCAGTAGAAGCAAAATGGTCCCCTAATGGATCAAAAATAGTTTATCTGTATCAGAGGACAGCGATAGATGTGGAGGATATCGACGCTTCAGATATAGTGATAAAAAATGCTGATGGGACGAGTAGGTTCCAGATGGAAACAACAGATGAGATGGAAGAGGAACCTGTTTGGTCGCCTGATGGGACTATGATTGCATGCCAGACCTATAAAACTAATAAAATTCGTATTTTTAAATTAAAATAAATCTTTAGGAGGGGTGAAAATGAAAAAAATCAGCAATATTTGGGGTTTTATCTGTTTTATTAATAACGTTTTTTGCCATGAAAAATTCTTATTCGAAAGAGTATGAGATTTTAGAAGATACGATTTTTACCAGGATCCATGATATTTGTATAGACCCAGGTCACGGTGGGCCAACTGCACAGCAGTATAATAACAATGGTGACGGCTATGGTACTTTAGGATGTGGTAATTATTATGGGGATAGCCTGTCTGAGCAATGGGTGAACCTTCAAGTTGCGTGGAAGTTATTAGAACTTATGCATGGTTATTTATGTCCAGAATATGCATTTCAAAGGGTCGTCATGACAAGAATTGGGGAGACTGACATAGAACAACCTCCGGCTGGATGGCGGTGGCGGGTCAGAGTAAGTAGATACGGAAACGCAGGTAGGGCAGTTAATGAATTTATTTCCATTCATCATAATGGTTTTCAGACTATGGCTGATCAACGAGTAGAGACTTGGTGGTGTAATTGGCCGCAAACAGATGACAGTGGTTTTGCAAGGGATACTTCTAGTACTCTTGCTTGGAAAGTAAGCACTAAAATTTATGACTACTTTAACGCTGATCAACAATGTTATGAGTGTTACAAAAATCAGGGTGCAGGCTTAAAATGCTATGATAATTTTGTCTTGCCGAAGGTTGTATCTACTCATGTGCTAACAGAGGCTTCTGATATACACTTACACTGCGATGAGAGAAGTTTATTCGAAGATCCAAACGGCTGGCATGCAAGGGTTGAGGCTAACGGAATATTTGAAGGATGGTGTAGTTACAAGAGAAATGCTGGTTTTGTTACAGTCAAAATTCACGCTTTAACAGGCGATGATGGATGGGTATTCATTTCACCTCCTCAGCAGAATGGAGCTTGGTTTAGTTCTCCGTACTACAGTGTGTGGAGAGACGGTGAGACCTGGCGAGTAGATTTTCCATACCGGGTGTCCATGGGTGGGGTTGTAGACACTTTTCATCACCTGCGAGAGTTGGAGAATGGGATTTATTCTACGATTTGGAGTATTATCTACACTGTTCCCCAATGTAGCACTCACACTATAATTGGCTACTACAAAGGCGGCCCTTTTTATGCTAATCTTTACTGGCCGGATGGTGGGCAGGAGTGGCTGGTAGGGAATTCGGAGGTGATCTGGTGGCAAGGAACCGACTATGGGCTTGATTCCACCACTTTGATCGATATTTTTCTGGACAGGAATAGTGGGCAGAATGGCTTTAAAGAGACCCTTTTCACCGACATACCCAGAAGGGATTACCTGGCTGTAGGCTGGGAAGTAACTGGACCGGCTTCAAAGAAGTGTAGAATAAAAATAATAGCCCATGATTGCGTGGACAATACCGCAACAGATGTAAGCAGTTATGATTTCACTATTAGGTTTCCGAATATCGCAGGAGATGCCAATACCGATGGAAGCGTCACGGTTGCCGATGTGGTTTACCTGGTGAATTATTTTTTTAAAGGAGGTCCTCCACCTGACCCTTTGTGGAAGGGGGATGCGAACGGCGATTGTAAGGTAAACGTTGGAGACGCGGTATATCTGGTAAGTTATCTTATGAAAGGGGGTCCAACTCCGATTTGTAAAGATAGTTGCTGGGGTTGCATGCGGGCTTTAGCCAAAGATGATGAAAAGCCTTATACCAAAGCCCCATCCTTTTTAGAGAAAATCTTCAAAGGCAATAAGGAATCCTCAGAGAAAAGAATTGAATCTGATTTTAAGTCGGATAGCAAATAATATCCCGCCTTGAGGGCAAGGCGGGAATACCGATACGCCCTTACTATTTCGTAAATAAGAAAGGGCAGAACAATGTCCTGCCCCTACATTTTCGGGCGACCACAATCTGCTGGTGCGGGAATACCCCCGCCTTTGGACGGGATCTTGACGACAATTCCCGCACCAACGAGTAGAATGTTATTTCAACTTAAATGACTTCCACTGGCTGAAATATCTTTGGCCGTTGCTGTCGACTAACTCCATAGCATAATAATAGGTTCCTTTTTTCAGGCTCTTGCCGTTGTACCGGCAGTCCCAGATGATTCCTGAAGAGGGGATACCTTTTCCTTCCACCGTCTTTAACAGGATCGGCTTCAACTGGTCGATTTCGTAACCGGAGGGTTTATCCTGGCAGATATAAAGCCTCCAGTAATCTATCTGTTCCTCAAAATCCGGTTTTAGCAAAAACATCAGGGAGCGGTTTCTGCCTGAGGATAACTCCTCAACTGAGGAGGAAAGACTTAGGGTCTGGTAAGTCATTACCCCTACGGGCTTTTTCTCCTCGATTTTCCTTTCAGGGAGAATCTCTGGATTTTCAGAGGGGATTACCTGAGCAAGCTTCTGCTCTTCGACCTTCTTTTCAGGGACGATTACAGGAGTTTCAGCAGGAGTTGCCTGGGTTAATTTCGTCTCTTCTGCCTTTTTTTCGGGAACGACCACTGGTTTTTCAGGAGCGATTACTTTAGCCTGCTTTTTCTCCTCTGCTTTCTTTTCAGGAACGATTACCTTTGGCTCAGTCGCTGTTGCAGGAGGAGGCACAACTTTTTTCTCTTCCTTCTTCTCAGGAGGAATTATCTGATTCTTGGATGCTGTTACAGGTGGTGCAGCTAACGTCTGGATTTGAAACTTTTTTGCTGCCTCTTTTCGAGCATATTCATGGTTGTTCCCATTTTTTCCTCCAAAAGCGATACTTAAGGAGACCCGGTGGTCCCCGGTCGAACTCTGATCGCTTTTATAAGGATATTTCTGGAAACTGTAATCCAACTGAAAGGTCTGGCTCCCTCCATTATATCTTAAGGATAATCCGAAGCTGGGCTGTTTTATGTCCTGCTCAAATTGTTTTCCAAAGGTATATCCGCCTCTCAATCCAAAGCTTACACTATTTCCGGTCAAAATCCATTCCTCAATCCCCAGAGAGCTTAAAGTATAACTCTTGTTTTTAGGTTTAGTAGAATTTTTCACCCGGATATCCCATGCCAGGATGGTCGAATACCTTTCCATATCAAAATGGTAGGCAAACCCTATTTTCCCTTCCCTGATCGCATACCCTAAGGTGTCGCCATTATCCGGGATCATATCTGTGGCTAAAAGATTCTCCACTGCAGCTCCGACTGAGAACTTGGGCGAAAATCTATAAAACAAGCCTAAATCAAGGTCAACCCCTTTCTTCTTGCCGTAATTTGAATTGTAAAGGAATTTTCCGTTAAATCCCAGGGAGAAATCCTGGGCAAGCCATCCGGCAAGACCGACGATTCCAACGTTATTAGTTACCACATTGGTCGGGTTAGCCAGAGAACCTTTCTGGCTTCCGCCCAGGAAAAATCTTAATTTGTCATTTAAAGGATAGACTCCGACTCCGGAAAGAAGGTAAGGGTTTTCATTTTCTCCCAGGGTGAATTTAGATATCTTGTCATACATAAGATAGATCTGGGGTTTTTCCAGCTGGGCAATTCCGGCTGGATTGTAAAAGACCGCACTGGGGTCATCAGCCAGCCCCACAAAAGCCCCCATTCCGGTTGCCCTGACTCCATACCCTAAATTATCATAAGAATATGCAAGACCAGACCAGGCAGTGAACATAACTAATAGAGAACAGAATATCATTTTCCCCTTTTTCATCTTATCTGCTCCTCAAAAGAAAGGTTTTAGATTTAAAAGACTCCTTTTTTTAATATCGGAAGATAGTCACTTTTTGATTACTTTATTTTTGTAGAGGAGGGGTTTATCCCCTCCCGTTTTTTTTCTTTGCTCTTCGTCTATTTGGACGAAGATAGGGACGTTGGTCAGGAGACCAACGTCCAGCGAGATTTATCTAAAGGTAAACCTAAAGGTTTATACTCCAGTCCTGATTTCTCAAAGTCAGACCCCGCTTCCGGAAAGAACTGCGGGGATTGTTTTGAGCAAGATCTTGAAATCCAAAAACAAAGACCAGTTATCTATATATTCTAAGTCCAGCTTCATCCATTTCTCAAAGTTTATCTTGTTTCTGCCGTTCACCTGCCAGAGACAGGTCAGGCCCGGTTTCATACATAGCTTTCTTCTATGCCAGAGGTCGTAATTGCTAACCTCGCTGGGCAGAGGAGGTCTGGGACCAACCAGGGACATATCTCCTTTCAGAATGTTGAAAAGCTGGGGCAGTTCATCCAAGCTTGTTTTCCTCAAGAATCCCCCCAGTCTGGTAACTCTGGGGTCCTCTTTTATCTTGAAGACAGGTCCATCCATCTCGTTTTTATTTAATAAACCTGGTTTGAGCTCTTCGGCGTTCTCTACCATAGTCCTGAATTTATAAAGTATAAACTTTTTACCGTTCAGTCCCACTCTCACCTGTTTGAAAAGGACTGGACCCTTAGAGCTAATCTTGACCAAAAGTGCAGAGATCAGGAAAATAGGGGACAAGAGGATTACCATGAAAAAGGATAAGGTTCGATCCAAAATCTCTTTAGCGATAATAAACTCATCTTTTTTTGGACCGGAGGAGAAAAGTATGAGCGGTTTTTCCTCCAAGGTCAAAACCTTCTGTTTGCATAAACCGTTCGGGAAATAATCAGCTAAAATACAGGTCGAAACCCCCATTTTCTCGCAGATGTTCAGGCTTTCGTCAATCAGGTTCAAAAATCTCCTTGTCACAGCATAAACTATATAATCCAGATGGGAATTCTTGATGATCCGGGGCAGGTCCTTTAAAGTTCCTATCACCGGTGTCCCGGAGACTAATTCTCCCTTTTTGGACTCTTCCCAATCCAAGAGACCTAAGATTCTAAATCTCCAGTCTCTATTCTCTTTCACCTTCTGGATGAACTCTCTGGCAAGTGAGCCGGTGCCCACTATCAGGATGTTGGAGAGATGGTTTCCGTTATGATATTTTACGTTCAGAAAAAGCTTCATGCCTCCTCTCAGGACTGCCAAGGCTAAGAGGTCTATCCCGGCGAACAAAGCAATTACCCTTAAGCTTTCATTCAAGGAATTTGCTGCAAACAGGGCAAATAATAAGAGAGTGGTACTTTTCAGAAAAGGATTAAGAAGATTTGCAAATATCCGGGTTAAAGGTATTTGCCGATATTTATAGGTTTTTCGATCAGTCAGGAAAAAGAAACTCCAGATCGGAAGAACAAAAAGCAAAAGCTCCCGGATAAAGCCACTCTCCACAATTTGATTCTGACTGCACAAGTACAGGGATAGATATAATGCTGTGATAGTGAGAAAAAGGTCCCCCAAAAAGTGCAATCTCCTATAGAAAAATTCATTTTCCTTTAGCATATTACCCCCCTATCTTTTTTGCCAAGTGGTAATGAATTAAAAGTGAAAATCTGGTCAACTTTTCATCTCTTCCCGGAATATTCCCTGCATTGGACACTTTGGTTAAATCGCCAGACAGGTTTGCCCGGAACAGATTCCGATAGTTGTAGCTCAGGGAAAGTTGATAGGTGTTACTGTTTTCTACTGTGCCGCTGGGGAACTTATCTTGATAATCTGGATTAAGCCAGGGCTGATTCCACGAGGAGCTGATTTTCCCCTCTCCTTTCCTTAAGTGGTCCAGCGAGATCTTTGCCTCTAAGTTTTTTTTCAAGTACCCACTAAGAGAGAAATGAAGCTCATCTGTATCTGGCCCTAAGGAGTTTCCGATGATTCTATGCTTGTAAAGATACCTGTTCCAGGGGTATTTCTGGTTATAAGTCCAGTTGTTTATCCTGAGATACTCTAAATTCAGCTCCGTGCCTGTAAGACCAAAAAGGTCAACGGCTTTTGTACCCAGAGAATAGGCGATCTCATTCGGCTCTTTATCCGAAGAGTTTTTCTTCTCTATCTGAAAATCGTCTATCAAAAGTTCCCCGTAAAGAAGGATTTTTCTAAAAGGTGTAAAATTGAAATCGAATCCTAAGAAAGTGTTATCGTCTTCACCCTCATTCAACTGGGCACCGTGGAACCACAATAAGGGATTCAGGTAATAAAGCTCAAACTGCCTGTTCTTACCTCCATATACGACCGTCTCCGAAAAGCCGATCTGGGCAAACTCTTTTATCCTAAAGCTCAAGCGATGAGCTGAAAGATATCTTCGAGCCTTGCTTATTCCGGTGCTGTCAGCATATTCGACAGGGTCGAGCTTGGTGAAAAATGAGGTCGCCTTGAAAAATCCCCATTTCCCTTCTATTCTCAGCATATCCATCGGAGGTGAATCAGGTGACAAGATTAGAGAGGAGAGACGACTCTGGCCCCAGGAAAGATTGTCCCGACCTAAGAATAGATTAAAATAAGGCAGCTTGAAGGAAAGATAAGCCTGCACTGCATCCCCGGCAAAACCTTTCCATATCTTACCAGTGTAGAGAGAGTCTTTGGCTAAGCCCTCATCAATACTGTAACGACAGATCAAAGAGAATTTGTCTCCGATATCTGCCTGGATATAAGGGAGGAAAGATTCATAGAAGATAGATCTGCTCCTGGAGAGAAAACGACTGTTTTCCAGAAAATCTGCTCCGAATTTCAATCTCTTTTTATCGCCTAAGTTTTTCATCTCTGGCTCGAATTCTAGTTCTAATTCGGACAGCAGGTAATTCTCAAAGGAATTCAATTTGAGCTCCTGTTTTTCCATCTTTGCCTTCAAATTCAAGAGGGCAGAGGCAACCTCTCCCCGGTAATAAGGCTTGGTTCCCGAATGAAGCTCCTTCAAATATCCCCTCAGATATAGCTTATCTGTATACTCGTATATCCAGGCATAGCTTTTATCTCCAACCGGCACAGTCTCCATCTGTCCAGCCCGGATTGGTGGTTGGTGGATGGTTAATAGTATAAAGAATAGAAAAATTAGTCTCTTTTTCATTTTCATGTAGAGATTAATAATCTTAATTTTTTATTTCTCCGTTCGCCCAGCCAAAATACAAATCTATTCCACTAATATTCTTTGGCCCCACTAAAGAATCTTGCTCTGCTTTTAAATGGAATAAGTCTAAAAACTCACTGTAATCAGGAAATCCCTTAGGATGGTCTGCTGGGCTAAAAGAATGAATTAACATCAAAGCATTTTTCGCTCCAAACCTTTCTGCCTCAATTACTGCAGATGCTGTTCTATGTAGAAGTTGATAGCGAATATGATTGATTTTGTCGTTTTTCAGTCCTAACTTGTTAAGCAAGAAATCGAGTCTTTCCTTTTTTCCTCCATAATTTTCTTTAAGCCATTCCCCTACAGTTGGTCCAAAGGTTTCCGATACTTTTCCTTCTACTGTTATTGAGATTAGTCGGTTATCCCCCGTTGCCAAAACAAAGATATCGTTCTGTGAAGGGTGCTCTCCACCTGGCAACACCACTTTGTATTCAGGAAGTGCCAACAATAATTCAATATTTTGAAATAAACCTATCCCAGATTTATTAAATGCCCTTCTCACCGACTCTGGAAAATCATTTTTTTCTGTTTCTTGCCAGCAGGATGCCAGCGCTTTAGCTGAATGCCCATTCTTCCAATGTTCACTCTTTGCTAATAAAGATTTCCAATCTTCTGGTTTATTAGCACAAATGCCAGAAACAAAAATTTTATTCATAACATTATCCTCCTACTTCTCTTCCACACACTCGATAAAAAGTTTTTCTAAATCCTCTGCGGTTTTGTCCCAGGAGTATTTAGACTTTACATAATTGCTTCTTTTATTTCCTCCGTTCTGGACTGCTTCTTTGTTGCTCAAAAGGGAGGTCAAATTTTCTCTCAGGTCTCTTACGTCTTTGTTTTTGAAAGTGAACCCCCATTTTCCCATTGCCTCCTTGTTCTCAGGGATGTCAGATGCCAGAACGCACCGATCGTAACTCAAAGCCTGTAGCAGAGCCTGAGGGACACCCTCTATCTCTGAGGGTAGAACGTAGAGATAAGCATTGCTGAAAAGCTCCTCCAACACCTCTTTTTCCACAAACCCGCCAAAAAGGATTTTTTCGCTCTTATAGGCGTGAAGCTTTTTCAAATAATCTTCTGAGAAAAAGCCGTTTCCTGCAACGAAGAGCTTATAGTCTGTGTCCAGATCTTTAAAAGCTTCCAGAAGGTAATGACACCCTTTTTCCGGGACCAATCTTCCCAGAAATAGAATGAATTTATTCTTTTCCAGCCCATATTTCTTGATCCTCTGTGACTCCCTTTGATTCGGAGGGTCGATTCCGGGAGTGACTTTGAAAACTTCCCTTTTGAAATTTTTCTCCAGGTAGTTTTTCAGCTCTTCAGAAATAGTCGCTAACTTATGGGGGAAAAAAACTGAGGGATACTCTGCCAGCCTTAAGAGAGATTTAGCTAAAGGACCCCATTTTTTCCTTTTCCAGTCCAGACTGTGTATGGTTACCACCACCTTGGTTTTGCCTTTTAACCTGGGTAAAAAGGATAAGGAGGAAGGTCCGATGCCTTGATAGTTAACAATATCGTAATCCTCAGACAACGCGTCCAGGCTGGAGAAAAAAGTATGGGAGATGGCGTCTAAGTGTTTGGTCTTTATGCTTTTAATCTTTTTCAAGGTTACTCCCTTATACTCCCCTTCGATTTGAGTATAGTACGGTCTGCAGTAAACTGTTACCTGATGCCCCTTTTTCGAAAGCCTCAGCGCCACTTTCTCGGTAAAATCCTCAATCCCTCCGTAGGTGGCAGGTATCCCTTTTTGTCCAATAAAAGCTATTTTCATACTTCATTCGCCAGGGCAAAGGTCAGCTTTCTTGCCGGGATCTCCTGTTCCAGCTTTATCAATCCCTTCTCCTTCATCTCTTTCCAGATGGAGTTGAACTCTTTTACGGTCTCCTCGGTTTTCGGGTTCCGGGTCATCTTCTTCAAAATCGGGAAAGGAACCGTGACTATGTCTGCTCCGGCAAGGAAAGCTTTATTTACGTCAAGGATGGTTCGGATGCTTCCCACGATCAGCTTAGTGCCTATGTTCAGCTCCTTATAAAGAGCAGAAGTTTCCTTTATGACTCCTACAGGATCATACCCCATGTCTGAAATTCTCCCGAAGAAGATGCTGGCATAAGAAGCTCCAGACAAGGCGGCAAGGATAGCCTGATTGGTTGCCATAATCGCAGTGACATTGGTCTTAACGTTCTCATATTTTTCAAGCTGAGCAACTGCTTTCAGACCTTCTATCCCCATCGGTATTTTGATGATGATATTCTCGTGCCAGGAGGCATAGATTTTAGCCTCGTCCACCATTCCCTGGAAATCCTCTTCTGTTACCTCAACGCTTACTGGTTCTTTGACTAACTCCACAATCTCTAAGATCTTGTCTTTGAAGGAATACCCTCCCTTTTCATTGGACATAATCTTGGGATTGGTGGTTGCCCCGGTAATACAGCCCCAGGATAAAGCCTCTTTTATCTCCTGGATATTAGCAGTGTCGATGTAAAGTTCCATCTTTTACCCCCTTCCTACGGATCCGTTTCTCGGATTTTGGTTTCTATATTTTCTATGAGTTTAACTGCCTGATAAAGATTTTCCGCCATAAAATCTGGCCTGGTCTTTTTCTCCTCTATCAGCTTACACAGATCACATTTATGATTACCTAAAAGAAAAGTTGTGCAGCCGGCAGATTTCCCTGCCTGGATATCAGTCAGGGAATCTCCGATCAGATAAGAGCTTTTTGGGTCAATACCCATCTCTTTTGATGCCTTAAGGATTAACCCCGGCTTTGGCTTCCTGCATTTACAGATCTTTTTGAATCTTTTATCACCTCCCTGTGGATGATGCAGACAATAATAAATTCCGTCTAAGGATACTTTCTTTTTGGCTAACTCTTTATTCATCTTCTGGTCAATCTTCCAGAAGTTTTTCAGGCTCAGATGTCTCTTGGCCACACCTGGCTGGTTAGATGCCAGAACAGCTTTGAAACCCAGCCGGTTAATCT
This DNA window, taken from Candidatus Zixiibacteriota bacterium, encodes the following:
- a CDS encoding N-acetylmuramoyl-L-alanine amidase translates to MKNSYSKEYEILEDTIFTRIHDICIDPGHGGPTAQQYNNNGDGYGTLGCGNYYGDSLSEQWVNLQVAWKLLELMHGYLCPEYAFQRVVMTRIGETDIEQPPAGWRWRVRVSRYGNAGRAVNEFISIHHNGFQTMADQRVETWWCNWPQTDDSGFARDTSSTLAWKVSTKIYDYFNADQQCYECYKNQGAGLKCYDNFVLPKVVSTHVLTEASDIHLHCDERSLFEDPNGWHARVEANGIFEGWCSYKRNAGFVTVKIHALTGDDGWVFISPPQQNGAWFSSPYYSVWRDGETWRVDFPYRVSMGGVVDTFHHLRELENGIYSTIWSIIYTVPQCSTHTIIGYYKGGPFYANLYWPDGGQEWLVGNSEVIWWQGTDYGLDSTTLIDIFLDRNSGQNGFKETLFTDIPRRDYLAVGWEVTGPASKKCRIKIIAHDCVDNTATDVSSYDFTIRFPNIAGDANTDGSVTVADVVYLVNYFFKGGPPPDPLWKGDANGDCKVNVGDAVYLVSYLMKGGPTPICKDSCWGCMRALAKDDEKPYTKAPSFLEKIFKGNKESSEKRIESDFKSDSK
- a CDS encoding glycosyltransferase family 4 protein codes for the protein MKIAFIGQKGIPATYGGIEDFTEKVALRLSKKGHQVTVYCRPYYTQIEGEYKGVTLKKIKSIKTKHLDAISHTFFSSLDALSEDYDIVNYQGIGPSSLSFLPRLKGKTKVVVTIHSLDWKRKKWGPLAKSLLRLAEYPSVFFPHKLATISEELKNYLEKNFKREVFKVTPGIDPPNQRESQRIKKYGLEKNKFILFLGRLVPEKGCHYLLEAFKDLDTDYKLFVAGNGFFSEDYLKKLHAYKSEKILFGGFVEKEVLEELFSNAYLYVLPSEIEGVPQALLQALSYDRCVLASDIPENKEAMGKWGFTFKNKDVRDLRENLTSLLSNKEAVQNGGNKRSNYVKSKYSWDKTAEDLEKLFIECVEEK
- a CDS encoding sugar transferase; the encoded protein is MLKENEFFYRRLHFLGDLFLTITALYLSLYLCSQNQIVESGFIRELLLFVLPIWSFFFLTDRKTYKYRQIPLTRIFANLLNPFLKSTTLLLFALFAANSLNESLRVIALFAGIDLLALAVLRGGMKLFLNVKYHNGNHLSNILIVGTGSLAREFIQKVKENRDWRFRILGLLDWEESKKGELVSGTPVIGTLKDLPRIIKNSHLDYIVYAVTRRFLNLIDESLNICEKMGVSTCILADYFPNGLCKQKVLTLEEKPLILFSSGPKKDEFIIAKEILDRTLSFFMVILLSPIFLISALLVKISSKGPVLFKQVRVGLNGKKFILYKFRTMVENAEELKPGLLNKNEMDGPVFKIKEDPRVTRLGGFLRKTSLDELPQLFNILKGDMSLVGPRPPLPSEVSNYDLWHRRKLCMKPGLTCLWQVNGRNKINFEKWMKLDLEYIDNWSLFLDFKILLKTIPAVLSGSGV
- a CDS encoding capsule assembly Wzi family protein, with translation MKKRLIFLFFILLTIHQPPIRAGQMETVPVGDKSYAWIYEYTDKLYLRGYLKELHSGTKPYYRGEVASALLNLKAKMEKQELKLNSFENYLLSELELEFEPEMKNLGDKKRLKFGADFLENSRFLSRSRSIFYESFLPYIQADIGDKFSLICRYSIDEGLAKDSLYTGKIWKGFAGDAVQAYLSFKLPYFNLFLGRDNLSWGQSRLSSLILSPDSPPMDMLRIEGKWGFFKATSFFTKLDPVEYADSTGISKARRYLSAHRLSFRIKEFAQIGFSETVVYGGKNRQFELYYLNPLLWFHGAQLNEGEDDNTFLGFDFNFTPFRKILLYGELLIDDFQIEKKNSSDKEPNEIAYSLGTKAVDLFGLTGTELNLEYLRINNWTYNQKYPWNRYLYKHRIIGNSLGPDTDELHFSLSGYLKKNLEAKISLDHLRKGEGKISSSWNQPWLNPDYQDKFPSGTVENSNTYQLSLSYNYRNLFRANLSGDLTKVSNAGNIPGRDEKLTRFSLLIHYHLAKKIGG
- a CDS encoding HAD family hydrolase, which gives rise to MNRAIFLDRDGVINQIVYHQDIGVLDTPFHPSQFKLLPGVDKALKKINRLGFKAVLASNQPGVAKRHLSLKNFWKIDQKMNKELAKKKVSLDGIYYCLHHPQGGDKRFKKICKCRKPKPGLILKASKEMGIDPKSSYLIGDSLTDIQAGKSAGCTTFLLGNHKCDLCKLIEEKKTRPDFMAENLYQAVKLIENIETKIRETDP